In the genome of Nycticebus coucang isolate mNycCou1 chromosome 12, mNycCou1.pri, whole genome shotgun sequence, one region contains:
- the LOC128562050 gene encoding zymogen granule protein 16 homolog B-like, protein MLLLVTLVLLGTHPCWAHQLFGLGGGHYFSSSDYDHDITGLRISIGYPMLKSVQVHFDTYWDSQHGASGGKIQELNLWPGEHITEVHGSFKAFLRQLIFCTNWGRCIPFGDKYGNEFSAFPSQEGQVLTGIFGQYGLLGLKSIGFTWDFPLEEITTTQPTVK, encoded by the exons ATGCTGCTGCTGGTGACTCTTGTGCTTCTGGGGACCCACCCCTGCTGGGCACATC AGCTGTTCGGGTTAGGAGGAGGCCACTATTTCAGTTCCTCAGACTATGATCATGACATCACAGGGCTTCGGATATCTATAGGCTACCCTATGCTTAAAAG CGTCCAGGTGCACTTTGACACTTACTGGGATAGTCAACATGGTGCCTCAGGTGGGAAGATCCAGGAATTGAACCTGTGGCCTGGTGAACACATCACTGAGGTCCATGGCTCATTCAAAGCATTCCTCCGACAACTGATCTTTTGCACCAACTGGGGGCGCTGCATCCCCTTTGGGGACAAGTACGGCAATGAATTCTCTGCCTTCCCCAGCCAGGAGGGACAGGTGCTCACAGGCATCTTTGGTCAGTATGGACTCCTCGGCCTCAAGAGTATCGGCTTTACTTGGGATTTTCCATTAGAAGAGATCACCACTACACAACCCACAGTCAAGTAA